The following are encoded in a window of Cygnus atratus isolate AKBS03 ecotype Queensland, Australia chromosome 20, CAtr_DNAZoo_HiC_assembly, whole genome shotgun sequence genomic DNA:
- the LOC118255187 gene encoding pinopsin, translating into MSPGSSQAPPSNGTPGPFDGPQWPHQAPRSMYTSVAVLMSIVVVCASVVNGLVIVVSIRYKKLRSPLNYILVNLALANLLVTLCGSSVSLSNNINGFFVFGRQMCELEGFMVSLTGIVGLWSLAILALERYVVVCGPLGDFRFQHRHAVGGCAFTWSWSLLWTTPPLLGWSSYVPEGLRTSCGPNWYTGGSNNNSYILALFVACFVLPLGLILFSYTNLLMTLRAAAAQQKEANTTQQAEREVTRMVVVMVMAFLICWLPYTTFALVVATNKDISIQPALASLPSYFSKTATVYNPIIYAFMNKQFQSCLLKMLCCGHRPQGTERTMPETPGPRAGVAMNKVTPSHHV; encoded by the exons ATGTCCCCCGGCAGCTCCCAGGCACCCCCCAGCAATGGGACCCCGGGGCCTTTCGACGGCCCCCAGTGGCCCCACCAGGCCCCGCGGAGCATGTACACGTCGGTGGCCGTGCTGATGAGCATCGTGGTGGTCTGCGCCTCGGTCGTGAACGGACTGGTCATTGTGGTTTCCATCCGGTACAAGAAGCTCCGGTCCCCCCTGAACTACATCCTGGTGAACCTGGCCCTGGCCAACCTGCTGGTGACGCTCTGCGGCAGCTCCGTCAGCCTCTCCAACAACATCAACGGCTTCTTCGTGTTCGGCAGACAGATGTGTGAGCTGGAGGGCTTCATGGTCTCCCTGACAG GCATCGTGGGGCTGTGGTCGCTGGCCATCCTGGCGCTGGAGCGGTACGTTGTGGTCTGCGGGCCCCTGGGAGACTTTCGGTTCCAGCACCGGCATGCTGTGGGCGGCTGCGCCTTCACGTGGAGCTGGTCGCTGCTGTGGACCACCCCGCCgctgctgggctggagcagctaCGTGCCCGAAG GGCTGAGGACCTCGTGTGGGCCCAACTGGTACACGGGcggcagcaacaacaacagctACATCTTGGCCCTGTTCGTCGCCTGCTTCGTGCTGCCCCTCGGCCTGATCCTCTTCTCCTACACCAACCTGCTCATGACCCTGCGAGCG gctgcagcccagcagaagGAAGCCAACACCACGCAGCAGGCGGAGAGGGAAGTGACACGAATGGTGGTCGTGATGGTGATGGCCTTCCTCATCTGCTGGCTGCCCTACACCACGTTTGCCCTGGTGGTGGCCACCAACAAGGACATCAGCATCCAGCCGGCTCTCGCCTCTTTGCCCTCCTACTTCTCCAAGACAGCCACTGTGTACAACCCCATCATCTATGCCTTCATGAACAAGCAG tttcagagctgcctgctgaaaATGCTGTGCTGCGGTCACCGTCCCCAGGGGACAGAAAGAACCATGCCAGAGACACCCGGGCCCCGCGCAGGCGTCGCTATGAACAAGGTGACGCCGTCACACCATGTGTGA
- the DOC2B gene encoding double C2-like domain-containing protein beta, producing MTLRKGEKMTISIQEHMAIDVCPGPIKPIKQISDYFPRFPRGLPAAVGRSGALRPAVSQPSVSPAEAPREEDEDVDQLFGAYGTTPAQQPAKCPPPEETVDPEGYESDDCTALGTLDFSLLYDQENNALHCTINKAKGLKPMDHNGLADPYVKLHLLPGASKANKLRTKTLRNTLNPTWNETLTYYGITDEDMIRKTLRISVCDEDKFRHNEFIGETRIPLKKLKPNQTKNFSICLEKQLPIDKTEDKSLEERGRILISLKYSSQKQGLLVGIIRCAHLAAMDANGYSDPYVKTYLKPDEDKKSKHKTAVKKKTLNPEFNEEFCYEIKHGDLAKKTLEVTVWDYDIGKSNDFIGGVVLGINAKGERLKHWFDCLKNKDKKIERWHTLTNELPGAVLSD from the exons ATGACACTCcgaaaaggagagaaaatgacCATAAGTATCCAGGAGCACATGGCTATTGACGTCTGCCCTGGCCCCATCAAACCCATCAAACAGATCTCCGACTACTTCCCCCGCTTCCCTCGCGGGCTCCCCGCCGCCGTGGGCCGCAGCGGGGCCCTGCGCCCGGCTGTCAGCCAGCCCTCCGTCAGCCCCGCCGAGGCGCCCCGCGAGGAGGACGAGGACGTGGACCAGCTTTTCGGGGCGTATGGCACGACGCCCGCCCAGCAGCCGGCCAAGTGCCCCCCACCCGAGGAGACGGTGGACCCCGAGGGCTACGAATCCGACGACTGCA CCGCGCTGGGGACGCTGGATTTCAGCTTGCTCTACGACCAGGAGAACAACGCTCTGCACTGCACCATCAACAAAGCCAAG GGCCTGAAGCCGATGGACCATAATGGTTTGGCCGACCCCTACGTCAAATTGCACTTGCTTCCCGGAGCCAGCAAG GCGAATAAACTACGAACCAAGACGCTGCGCAACACGCTGAACCCCACCTGGAACGAGACGCTCACCTACTACGGCATCACCGACGAGGACATGATCCGCAAGACCCTGCG GATCTCAGTGTGCGACGAGGACAAGTTCCGCCACAACGAGTTCATCGGGGAGACGCGGATCCCGCTGAAGAAACTGAAGCCCAACCAGACCAAAAACTTCAGCATCTGCCTGGAGAAGCAGCTGCCG ATAGATAAAACAGAGGACAAGTCGCTGGAGGAGCGTGGCCGGATCCTCATCTCCCTCAAGTACAGCTCGCAGAAGCAGGGCCTGCTGGTGGGCATCATCCGCTGCGCCCACCTGGCCGCCATGGACGCCAACGGCTACTCCGACCCCTACGTCAAAAC CTACTTGAAACCGGACGAGGACAAGAAGTCGAAGCATAAGACGgcagtgaagaagaaaacactgaaccCTGAATTCAATGAG GAGTTCTGCTATGAGATAAAGCACGGCGACCTGGCCAAAAAAACCTTGGAAGTCACCGTGTGGGACTACGACATCGGGAAATCGAATGACTTCATAG GTGGAGTCGTGCTGGGAATTAATGCCAAAGGCGAGAGGCTGAAGCACTGGTTCGACTGCCTGAAAAACAAGGACAAGAAAATCGAGCGCTGGCACACACTAACAAACGAGCTGCCAGGGGCCGTCCTCAGCGACTGA